One Pantoea eucalypti genomic region harbors:
- the mglC gene encoding galactose/methyl galactoside ABC transporter permease MglC, producing MKATTKKNALTWLKEGGIYVVLLVLLAIIIFQDPSFLSLMNLSNILTQSSVRIIIALGVAGLIVTQGTDLSAGRQVGLAAVVAATLLQAMDNANKVFPTLDTVPIPLVILTVCIIGGVIGLVNGVIIAYLKVTPFITTLGTMIIVYGINSLYYDFVGASPIAGFDAGFSKFTQGFLRFGDFKLSFITFYAVIAIIFVWVLWNKTRFGKNIFAIGGNPEAAKVSGVNVPMNLIMIYALSGVFYAFGGMLEAGRIGSATNNLGFMYELDAIAACVVGGVSFAGGVGSVAGVVTGVLIFTVINYGLTYIGVNPYWQYIIKGGIIIFAVALDSLKYSRKK from the coding sequence ATGAAAGCGACCACAAAAAAGAATGCGCTAACCTGGTTAAAAGAGGGCGGCATTTACGTCGTTCTGCTGGTATTGCTGGCTATTATTATCTTCCAGGATCCATCGTTCTTAAGTTTAATGAACCTGAGTAATATTCTGACCCAATCTTCAGTGCGCATTATTATTGCACTGGGTGTGGCGGGTCTGATTGTGACCCAGGGTACTGACCTGTCAGCCGGACGTCAGGTTGGTCTGGCTGCGGTTGTCGCCGCGACGTTGCTGCAGGCGATGGATAACGCGAACAAAGTCTTCCCGACGCTGGATACCGTGCCGATTCCACTGGTTATTCTGACCGTGTGCATCATCGGCGGTGTGATTGGTCTGGTCAACGGTGTGATTATTGCTTACCTGAAGGTAACGCCATTTATCACCACGCTGGGCACCATGATTATCGTTTACGGTATCAACTCACTCTATTATGACTTTGTTGGCGCATCACCGATTGCCGGTTTTGACGCAGGCTTCTCGAAATTCACCCAGGGCTTCTTGCGCTTTGGTGATTTCAAACTGTCGTTCATCACGTTCTACGCTGTGATTGCCATTATTTTCGTCTGGGTGCTGTGGAACAAAACCCGCTTCGGCAAAAACATTTTTGCTATCGGCGGTAACCCGGAAGCGGCGAAAGTGTCAGGCGTGAACGTCCCGATGAACCTGATCATGATCTATGCCCTGTCAGGTGTATTCTACGCCTTCGGCGGGATGCTGGAAGCGGGTCGTATCGGTTCTGCCACCAACAACCTCGGCTTTATGTATGAGCTGGATGCGATTGCGGCCTGTGTGGTCGGCGGCGTCTCCTTCGCCGGTGGTGTGGGTAGCGTAGCGGGCGTCGTGACCGGTGTACTGATCTTCACCGTTATCAACTACGGTCTGACCTATATCGGCGTCAACCCTTACTGGCAGTACATCATTAAAGGCGGCATCATTATCTTCGCCGTTGCGCTGGATTCACTGAAATACTCTCGTAAGAAGTAA
- the galS gene encoding HTH-type transcriptional regulator GalS codes for MITIRDVARQAGVSVATVSRVLNQSNAVTSDTRDTVLQAVEALGYRPNANAQALATQVSDTIGVVVMDVSDPFFGALVKAVDTVAQRVHKHVLISNSWHQEEKERHAIEVLIRQRCSALVVHAKTLPDAELADFMQHVPGMVVINRIVPGFEHRSVSLDNVTGALMASRTLLQQGHSRIGYLCSSHPIEDVAQRREGWMQAMAEQGVRPQESWIASAEPDMQGGEAAMVELLGRNLNLTAVFAYNDGMAAGALTALKDNGIQVPQHYSVIGFDDIPISRYTDPQLTTVRYPIVSMAKIATELALQGAAGLLDDTATHIFMPTLVRRHSVAQRQNVESVTNSGDSGM; via the coding sequence ATGATAACTATTCGTGATGTTGCCCGTCAGGCTGGCGTGTCAGTGGCGACCGTGTCGCGCGTCCTTAATCAGAGCAACGCCGTGACCTCAGACACCCGTGATACCGTGTTACAGGCGGTTGAAGCGCTGGGCTATCGCCCTAACGCCAACGCCCAGGCGCTGGCGACGCAGGTCAGCGACACGATTGGGGTGGTGGTGATGGATGTCTCCGATCCCTTCTTCGGGGCGCTGGTTAAAGCAGTCGATACCGTAGCGCAGCGCGTGCACAAACATGTGTTAATCAGCAACTCCTGGCATCAGGAAGAGAAAGAGCGTCATGCCATTGAAGTGCTGATCCGTCAACGCTGTAGCGCGCTGGTGGTGCACGCAAAAACACTGCCGGACGCGGAACTGGCGGACTTTATGCAGCACGTACCCGGCATGGTAGTCATTAACCGTATCGTTCCCGGTTTTGAACACCGCAGCGTCAGTCTGGATAACGTCACTGGCGCATTGATGGCTTCAAGAACCCTTTTACAACAGGGACATAGCCGCATCGGCTATCTTTGCTCCAGTCATCCGATCGAAGATGTGGCCCAGCGTCGTGAAGGATGGATGCAGGCAATGGCAGAGCAGGGCGTTCGGCCCCAGGAGAGCTGGATAGCCAGTGCAGAGCCCGACATGCAGGGCGGTGAAGCAGCGATGGTGGAGTTGCTGGGGCGCAATCTCAACCTTACGGCGGTGTTTGCCTATAACGACGGCATGGCTGCTGGCGCGCTCACTGCGCTGAAAGACAACGGCATTCAGGTTCCACAGCATTATTCTGTCATTGGCTTCGATGATATTCCCATTTCCCGTTACACCGACCCACAGTTAACGACTGTTCGCTATCCCATTGTATCTATGGCAAAAATCGCCACAGAACTGGCACTGCAGGGCGCAGCAGGCCTGCTTGATGACACCGCAACACATATCTTTATGCCGACGCTGGTGCGGCGTCATTCGGTGGCGCAGCGGCAAAATGTGGAGTCCGTCACTAATTCAGGTGATTCAGGCATGTAA
- the cdd gene encoding cytidine deaminase, with protein MQSRFLSAFEALPSTLQTALAPLLNEADFNAVLSADQVASLQQQTQMDADALALALLPLAASCAVATVSHFNVGAIARGVSGNWYFGANMEFVGTAMQQTVHAEQSAITHAWLRGERQLETITVNYTPCGHCRQFMNELNSGTSIRISLPKRAISTLADYLPDAFGPRDLDITTFLMDEVDHGYVAVGDELVQAAVAAANASHAPYSQSHAGVALLTQDGAIVAGRYAENAAFNPSFPPLQAALVLLNMQGGDVHQIKKAVLAEVENATLSQFAATQATLETFGCGELLQVTLYKA; from the coding sequence ATGCAATCCCGTTTCCTCTCCGCTTTTGAGGCATTGCCGTCAACGCTGCAAACTGCACTGGCTCCCCTGCTGAACGAGGCTGACTTCAACGCCGTGCTCAGCGCCGACCAGGTCGCCTCGCTGCAACAACAGACCCAGATGGATGCCGATGCACTGGCGCTGGCGCTGCTGCCTCTGGCGGCGTCCTGCGCCGTGGCTACCGTGTCGCATTTTAACGTCGGGGCGATTGCCCGTGGCGTCAGCGGCAACTGGTACTTCGGGGCCAACATGGAATTTGTCGGCACGGCGATGCAGCAGACGGTTCACGCCGAGCAGAGCGCCATTACCCATGCGTGGCTGCGTGGCGAGCGCCAGCTTGAGACGATAACCGTTAACTACACGCCGTGCGGGCACTGCCGTCAGTTTATGAACGAGCTGAACAGCGGCACCAGCATTCGTATCAGCCTGCCAAAGCGCGCGATCAGCACCCTGGCCGACTATCTGCCCGATGCCTTTGGCCCACGCGATCTCGACATCACAACCTTCCTGATGGACGAGGTTGATCATGGTTACGTGGCCGTGGGCGATGAACTGGTACAGGCCGCCGTGGCCGCCGCCAATGCCAGCCATGCGCCTTACAGTCAGTCACACGCTGGTGTTGCCCTGCTGACCCAGGATGGCGCGATTGTCGCGGGTCGCTATGCGGAAAATGCCGCGTTCAACCCAAGCTTCCCGCCACTTCAGGCGGCGCTGGTCTTGCTGAACATGCAGGGCGGCGATGTTCATCAGATAAAAAAAGCGGTTTTAGCTGAAGTAGAAAATGCCACGTTAAGCCAGTTCGCCGCCACACAGGCAACACTTGAGACATTTGGTTGCGGTGAGCTGCTGCAGGTGACGCTGTACAAAGCATAA
- the sanA gene encoding outer membrane permeability protein SanA yields the protein MLKRVSIGLLFIILLMMATALGLDRWISWKTAPFIYENVASLPHRQVGVVLGTAKYYRTGVINQYYLYRIQGALNAYNSGKVNYLLLSGDNALQSYNEPMTMRRDLIKAGVDPADIVLDYAGFRTLDSIVRTRKVFDTNDFIIITQRFHCERALFIALQLGIQAQCYAVPSPKNMLSVRFREVGARLGALADLFLLKREPRFLGPLVPIPAVRDVPEDAQSYPAVTPEQLLELEQKLRK from the coding sequence ATGCTGAAACGCGTTTCCATTGGTCTGCTTTTCATCATCTTACTGATGATGGCAACGGCGCTCGGCCTTGATCGTTGGATCAGCTGGAAAACTGCGCCTTTTATCTACGAAAATGTCGCCTCTTTACCCCATCGTCAGGTTGGCGTGGTGCTGGGTACGGCTAAATATTATCGTACCGGCGTCATCAATCAGTATTACCTCTATCGCATTCAGGGCGCGCTGAACGCCTACAACAGCGGCAAGGTCAATTACCTGCTGCTGAGTGGTGATAACGCGCTGCAAAGTTATAACGAGCCGATGACCATGCGACGCGACCTCATCAAAGCTGGGGTCGATCCGGCTGATATCGTGCTCGATTATGCCGGGTTCCGTACGCTGGACTCCATCGTTCGCACACGTAAAGTGTTTGATACCAACGATTTCATTATTATCACGCAGCGTTTTCACTGTGAGCGTGCGCTGTTTATCGCCTTACAGCTGGGTATTCAGGCGCAGTGCTATGCGGTGCCCTCACCGAAAAACATGCTCAGCGTGCGCTTCCGTGAAGTCGGTGCCCGACTGGGCGCGCTGGCGGACCTCTTTCTGCTCAAGCGTGAACCTCGCTTCTTAGGTCCGCTGGTACCTATTCCCGCCGTACGCGATGTCCCTGAAGATGCGCAGAGTTACCCTGCGGTGACGCCGGAGCAGTTGCTGGAGCTGGAACAAAAACTGCGGAAATAG
- a CDS encoding NAD-dependent malic enzyme, protein MELDYESKRPLYIPYAGPILLEFPLLNKGSAFSIEERNEFNLNGLLPEAVESIEEQAQRAWRQFQDFKNNNDKHVYLRNIQDTNETLFYRLLDNHLEEMMPIIYTPTVGAACEHFSEIYRRARGVFISYPNRDRIEDMLQNATKQNVKVIVVTDGERILGLGDQGIGGMGIPIGKLSLYTACGGISPAYTLPVVLDVGTNNQQLLNDPLYMGWRHPRITGEEYDTFVNEFIQAVKRRWPKVLLQFEDFAQKNAMPLLNRYRDEVCCFNDDIQGTAAVTVGTLIAASRAAGSRLCEQKVVFLGAGSAGCGIAEQIIAQMKSEGLSDDEARGRVMMVDRFGLLTDKLPNLLDFQSKLVQKSENLQTWDITNDSISLLDVVRNAKPDILIGVSGQPGLFTEEIIREMHKHCKRPIVMPLSNPTSRVEATPADIIAWTDGAALVATGSPFSPVSWNGKTYPIAQCNNSYIFPGIGLGVIASGASRVTDTMLMTASRALADCSPLVNEGEGPVLPEIKDIQGVSKIIAMEVGKAAQLAGVAVVTSEDVLSQAIANNFWLPQYRHYRRTSI, encoded by the coding sequence ATGGAACTCGACTACGAAAGTAAACGCCCGCTGTATATCCCTTATGCTGGCCCGATTTTGCTGGAATTTCCCCTGTTAAACAAAGGCAGCGCCTTCAGTATCGAAGAACGTAACGAATTCAACCTCAATGGTCTGCTGCCAGAAGCCGTAGAATCGATTGAAGAGCAGGCGCAGCGTGCCTGGCGTCAGTTCCAGGACTTCAAAAACAATAACGATAAGCATGTCTACCTGCGCAACATCCAGGACACCAACGAAACGCTGTTTTACCGCCTGCTGGATAACCATCTCGAAGAGATGATGCCGATTATCTACACCCCGACCGTTGGCGCAGCGTGTGAACACTTCTCTGAAATCTACCGCCGTGCGCGTGGCGTGTTCATCTCCTACCCAAACCGCGATCGCATCGAAGATATGCTGCAAAACGCCACCAAGCAGAATGTGAAGGTGATTGTGGTGACTGATGGCGAACGTATTCTGGGCCTCGGCGATCAGGGCATCGGTGGCATGGGTATCCCGATTGGTAAGCTTTCGCTCTATACCGCCTGTGGCGGCATCAGCCCGGCGTACACGCTGCCGGTTGTGCTGGATGTCGGCACCAACAATCAGCAGTTGCTGAACGATCCGCTCTACATGGGCTGGCGTCATCCGCGTATCACTGGCGAAGAGTATGATACGTTCGTGAATGAGTTTATTCAGGCCGTTAAGCGCCGCTGGCCGAAAGTGCTGTTGCAGTTTGAAGATTTCGCCCAGAAGAATGCCATGCCACTGCTGAACCGCTATCGCGATGAAGTCTGCTGCTTTAACGACGATATTCAGGGCACCGCCGCCGTGACCGTTGGCACGCTGATTGCGGCCAGCCGCGCAGCCGGTAGCCGCCTGTGCGAGCAGAAAGTGGTGTTCCTGGGTGCCGGTTCTGCGGGTTGCGGAATCGCTGAACAGATCATTGCGCAGATGAAATCAGAAGGTCTGAGTGATGATGAAGCGCGTGGCCGGGTAATGATGGTGGATCGCTTTGGTCTGTTGACTGATAAGCTCCCCAACCTGCTCGACTTCCAGAGCAAGCTGGTGCAGAAAAGCGAAAACCTGCAGACCTGGGATATCACCAATGATTCCATTTCGCTGCTGGATGTCGTACGCAATGCGAAACCCGATATTCTGATTGGTGTCTCCGGCCAGCCGGGTCTGTTCACCGAAGAGATCATTCGCGAGATGCACAAGCACTGTAAGCGCCCTATCGTGATGCCGTTGTCGAACCCGACATCACGCGTGGAAGCCACACCTGCGGATATCATTGCCTGGACTGACGGTGCCGCGCTGGTCGCCACGGGCAGCCCGTTCTCACCGGTGAGCTGGAATGGTAAAACCTATCCGATTGCGCAGTGCAACAACTCCTATATCTTCCCCGGTATTGGGCTGGGTGTGATTGCGTCAGGCGCCAGCCGCGTTACCGATACCATGCTGATGACCGCCAGCCGTGCGCTCGCCGACTGTTCACCGCTGGTGAATGAAGGCGAAGGCCCGGTGCTGCCTGAGATTAAAGATATTCAGGGTGTGTCGAAAATCATTGCGATGGAAGTGGGTAAAGCGGCTCAGCTGGCGGGTGTCGCCGTAGTGACCTCAGAGGATGTGTTGTCACAGGCTATCGCCAACAACTTCTGGCTGCCGCAGTACCGTCATTATCGTCGTACCTCGATTTAA
- a CDS encoding CidB/LrgB family autolysis modulator produces MSEIWWSLPLTLAAFFLARKLAIKLKISLLNPLLVAMAIIIPILLLLQLPYSRYFAGSEILNQLLQPAVVALALPLYEQMHQIRARWKSIIGVCFIGSVTAMSSGTAIALWMGATPEIAATIMPKSVTTPIAMAVSGSLHGIPAISAICVLIAGVLGAVFGHTVLNLLGVKSKAARGLAIGNASHALGTARAAELDYQEGAFSSLALVICGIITSLLAPFIFPLLLHWFG; encoded by the coding sequence ATGAGTGAGATATGGTGGTCGCTGCCATTGACGCTGGCCGCCTTTTTTCTGGCGCGCAAGCTGGCGATAAAACTGAAGATTTCGCTGCTCAATCCGCTGCTGGTGGCGATGGCGATCATTATCCCGATACTGCTGCTGTTACAGCTGCCCTACTCGCGCTATTTCGCAGGCAGTGAGATTCTCAATCAGCTGTTGCAACCGGCCGTGGTTGCGCTGGCATTGCCGCTGTATGAGCAGATGCACCAGATTCGTGCCCGCTGGAAGTCCATTATCGGCGTCTGCTTTATTGGCAGTGTGACCGCCATGAGTTCAGGTACTGCTATTGCTCTGTGGATGGGTGCCACGCCCGAAATTGCCGCCACGATCATGCCCAAATCCGTGACCACACCCATCGCGATGGCTGTCTCCGGCTCGCTGCATGGTATCCCCGCTATCAGCGCTATTTGTGTACTTATTGCCGGGGTGCTGGGTGCGGTGTTCGGGCACACGGTACTGAATCTGCTGGGCGTGAAGTCTAAAGCCGCGCGCGGACTGGCAATTGGCAATGCGTCACATGCCCTGGGCACAGCACGCGCGGCCGAGCTCGACTATCAGGAGGGCGCCTTCAGTTCACTGGCGCTGGTGATCTGCGGCATCATCACCTCACTGCTGGCGCCCTTTATTTTTCCGCTCCTGCTGCACTGGTTTGGCTGA
- a CDS encoding CidA/LrgA family protein produces the protein MLTVLSVCGRYLRAFIIIYLCLYAGIGIASLLPIKMPGSILGMLILFALLASQILPVNWVKPGCHLLIRYMALLFVPISVGVMSYTDILTAQFGPIVVSCVVSTLLVLSIVGVSAHKLHSRRPAGESADE, from the coding sequence ATGCTCACCGTGCTGTCTGTCTGCGGACGTTATCTTCGCGCTTTTATCATCATTTATCTCTGCTTATACGCCGGTATCGGTATCGCCTCGCTGCTGCCTATAAAAATGCCCGGCAGCATTCTGGGGATGTTAATTCTGTTTGCCCTGCTTGCGTCACAGATTCTGCCAGTCAACTGGGTGAAGCCGGGATGCCATCTGCTGATTCGCTACATGGCGCTGCTGTTTGTGCCGATTAGCGTCGGGGTAATGAGCTACACCGATATTCTTACCGCGCAGTTCGGCCCTATCGTTGTCTCCTGCGTCGTCAGCACCCTGCTGGTCCTCTCCATTGTTGGCGTAAGTGCCCACAAGCTTCACAGCCGCCGTCCGGCCGGGGAGTCTGCTGATGAGTGA
- the mglB gene encoding galactose/glucose ABC transporter substrate-binding protein MglB: MNKKVFTLTALVASMMFGATAHAADTRIGVTIYKYDDNFMSMVRKDIEKEAKAIGGVQLLMNDSQNDQSKQNDQVDVLMAKGVKALAINLVDPAAAAVIVDKARANDVPVVFFNKEPNAKVLAGYDKAYYVGTDSKESGIIQGQLIEKHWKATPAWDLNKDGTIQFVLLKGEPGHPDAEARTKYVIDTLNKDGLKTQQLAMDTAMWDTAQAKDKMDAWLSGPNAKKIEVVIANNDAMAMGAVEALKAHNMTSIPVFGVDALPEALALVKSGALAGTVLNDAENQAKATLDIANNLANGKAATDGTNFKMVDKIVRVPYVPVDKENLSQFVK; this comes from the coding sequence ATGAATAAGAAGGTTTTCACGCTTACAGCACTGGTTGCCAGCATGATGTTTGGTGCAACCGCTCACGCAGCTGACACCCGTATCGGCGTGACCATTTACAAATACGATGACAACTTCATGTCAATGGTGCGTAAAGACATCGAGAAAGAAGCGAAAGCGATCGGTGGCGTACAGTTGCTGATGAATGACTCACAAAACGACCAGTCCAAACAGAACGATCAGGTTGACGTGCTGATGGCAAAAGGCGTGAAAGCGCTGGCGATTAACCTGGTTGACCCGGCTGCCGCTGCGGTGATCGTAGACAAAGCGCGTGCTAACGATGTGCCGGTTGTCTTCTTCAACAAAGAACCGAACGCCAAAGTGCTGGCAGGTTATGACAAAGCCTACTACGTCGGTACCGACTCTAAAGAGTCCGGCATCATTCAGGGTCAGCTGATCGAGAAACACTGGAAAGCGACGCCAGCCTGGGATTTGAACAAAGATGGCACCATTCAGTTCGTGCTGCTGAAAGGCGAGCCGGGTCATCCTGATGCAGAAGCCCGTACCAAATATGTGATCGACACCCTGAACAAAGATGGTCTGAAAACCCAGCAGTTAGCAATGGATACGGCCATGTGGGATACCGCGCAGGCTAAAGATAAGATGGATGCATGGTTGTCAGGCCCGAACGCCAAAAAAATCGAAGTGGTGATTGCCAACAACGATGCGATGGCAATGGGTGCGGTTGAAGCGCTGAAAGCGCACAACATGACGTCAATCCCTGTGTTCGGCGTCGATGCTCTGCCAGAAGCGCTGGCGCTGGTTAAATCTGGTGCGCTGGCCGGTACCGTGCTGAACGATGCGGAAAACCAGGCGAAAGCGACGCTGGATATTGCCAATAACCTGGCGAACGGCAAAGCGGCAACTGACGGCACTAACTTCAAGATGGTTGATAAGATCGTCCGCGTTCCTTACGTGCCGGTTGATAAAGAAAATCTGTCTCAGTTCGTGAAATAA
- the mglA gene encoding galactose/methyl galactoside ABC transporter ATP-binding protein MglA, producing the protein MASDNTTAQREYLLEMTNVSKSFPGVKALDNVNLKVRPHSVHALMGENGAGKSTLLKCLFGIYKKDTGSILFQGNEIDYKSSKEALENGVSMVHQELNLVLQRTVMDNMWLGRYPRKGFFVDQDKMYQDTKAIFDELDIDIDPRDKVANLSVSQMQMIEIAKAFSYDAKIVIMDEPTSSLTEKEVNHLFTIIRKLKDRGCGIVYISHKMEEIFQLCDEITILRDGQWITSQPLEGLDMDKIIAMMVGRSLNQRFPDRTNVPGETILEVRNLTSLRQPSIRDISFDLRKGEILGIAGLVGAKRTDIVETLFGIREKSGGTIKLHGKPINNHSANEAINHGFALVTEERRSTGIYAYLDIGFNSLISNIKKYKNSMGLLDNKRMKSDTQWVIDSMRVKTPGHHTQIGSLSGGNQQKVIIGRWLLTQPEILMLDEPTRGIDVGAKFEIYQLIAELAKKEKGIIIISSEMPELLGITDRILVMSNGLVAGIVDTKTTTQNEILRLASLHL; encoded by the coding sequence ATGGCCAGTGATAACACGACCGCGCAGCGAGAATATTTGCTGGAAATGACGAATGTTTCAAAATCATTTCCCGGCGTTAAAGCGTTAGATAATGTTAATTTGAAAGTGCGGCCTCACTCTGTTCATGCATTAATGGGCGAGAACGGTGCCGGGAAATCCACATTATTAAAATGCCTGTTTGGTATCTATAAAAAAGATACCGGCAGTATCCTGTTTCAGGGTAACGAGATCGATTATAAAAGCTCCAAAGAGGCGCTGGAAAATGGCGTGTCGATGGTGCATCAGGAATTAAACCTGGTACTGCAACGTACCGTGATGGACAACATGTGGCTTGGGCGCTATCCGCGCAAAGGCTTTTTTGTCGATCAGGATAAAATGTATCAGGATACAAAAGCGATTTTTGACGAGCTGGATATCGATATCGATCCGCGCGACAAAGTTGCCAATCTTTCTGTGTCTCAGATGCAGATGATTGAAATTGCCAAAGCGTTCTCTTACGACGCGAAAATTGTGATTATGGATGAACCGACTTCCTCGCTGACTGAGAAAGAGGTTAATCACCTGTTCACGATTATTCGCAAACTGAAAGATCGCGGCTGCGGCATTGTTTATATTTCGCACAAGATGGAAGAGATTTTCCAGCTGTGCGATGAGATCACCATTCTGCGTGATGGTCAGTGGATTACCTCTCAGCCGCTGGAAGGGCTGGATATGGATAAGATCATCGCTATGATGGTCGGCCGTTCACTGAACCAGCGTTTCCCTGACCGTACCAACGTGCCAGGCGAGACCATTCTTGAGGTGCGCAATCTGACGTCGCTGCGTCAGCCGTCGATTCGTGACATCTCATTTGATCTGCGTAAAGGGGAGATACTCGGCATTGCCGGGCTGGTGGGCGCCAAACGTACCGATATCGTCGAAACGCTGTTTGGCATTCGCGAAAAATCGGGCGGCACCATTAAACTGCATGGTAAACCGATTAATAATCACAGCGCCAACGAAGCCATTAACCACGGTTTTGCGCTGGTGACGGAAGAGCGTCGCTCAACCGGTATTTATGCTTATCTGGATATTGGTTTTAACTCGCTTATTTCCAATATTAAAAAATATAAAAACAGTATGGGGCTGCTGGATAATAAACGCATGAAGAGTGATACCCAGTGGGTGATCGATTCTATGCGCGTTAAGACACCAGGCCACCATACTCAAATTGGTTCGCTTTCGGGCGGTAACCAGCAAAAAGTGATTATTGGCCGCTGGTTATTGACCCAGCCTGAAATCCTGATGCTTGATGAACCAACTCGCGGTATTGATGTTGGTGCAAAATTCGAAATTTACCAGTTGATTGCTGAGCTGGCGAAGAAAGAAAAGGGCATCATTATTATCTCTTCTGAAATGCCGGAGCTGTTAGGCATTACCGATCGTATTCTGGTAATGAGTAATGGACTGGTAGCAGGCATAGTTGATACCAAAACGACCACGCAGAACGAAATATTGCGTTTAGCGTCATTACACCTTTAA